Proteins from a single region of Kluyveromyces lactis strain NRRL Y-1140 chromosome A complete sequence:
- the RHO4 gene encoding Rho family GTPase RHO4 (similar to uniprot|Q00246 Saccharomyces cerevisiae YKR055W RHO4 Non-essential small GTPase of the Rho/Rac subfamily of Ras-like proteins likely to be involved in the establishment of cell polarity) → MALIVDNFRRTLGDIPHYSQCGVKGRSAQYHLKIVVVGDGAVGKTSLLISYTQGKFPEDYVPTIFENYVTNLEGPNGKIVELALWDTAGQEEYSRLRPLSYTDVDVLMICYAINSKVSFYNIEEMWLPEVKHFCPDVPIMIVGLKSDLYAEDNISDFVDAFKAEETAKRIGAFVHLQCSSKSQQKVREVFDTAITAALYDELKPKKKKLNSRRKCVII, encoded by the coding sequence ATGGCATTAATAGTTGACAACTTTCGTAGAACCCTAGGTGATATTCCTCATTATTCCCAATGTGGTGTTAAGGGTAGAAGCGCACAGTATCATTTGAAAATAGTAGTAGTTGGTGACGGTGCTGTGGGGAAGACTTCGTTACTTATTTCCTATACACAAGGTAAATTTCCTGAAGATTATGTACCCACGATATTTGAAAACTACGTGACTAATTTAGAGGGACCAAATGGTAAGATAGTTGAATTGGCATTGTGGGACACAGCAGGACAAGAAGAGTACAGTCGACTTAGACCACTGTCGTACACCGACGTTGATGTATTGATGATATGCTATGCGATTAACAGTAAAGTATCCTTTTACaacattgaagaaatgtGGTTACCTGAGGTGAAACATTTCTGTCCTGACGTTCCAATAATGATCGTAGGTTTGAAGAGTGATCTGTACGCTGAAGATAACATTTCAGACTTTGTCGATGCATTTAAAGCTGAAGAAACAGCGAAAAGAATCGGAGCATTCGTACATCTGCAATGTTCCTCAAAATCTCAACAAAAGGTACGTGAAGTCTTCGATACAGCTATCACTGCTGCCTTGTATGACGaattgaaaccaaagaagaagaaactaaaTTCACGTCGGAAATGTGTGATTATTTAG
- the TRM2 gene encoding tRNA (uracil(54)-C(5))-methyltransferase (similar to uniprot|P33753 Saccharomyces cerevisiae YKR056W TRM2 tRNA methyltransferase 5-methylates the uridine residue at position 54 of tRNAs and may also have a role in tRNA stabilization or maturation previously thought to be an endo-exonuclease) gives MQLARIIFQRGFLRTFGTVAKKEFINMSTQVELKRVATQDIQPVKPKQSKKSKIRKYKPKPLDPTSALGVLQFEIDEILKEFSLARDAILNDVGCILNEERDGPMHRLYHREVNSVEVLKMGANGEGLALIPNPVDLDKKQIALIPFALPGDVVRIKTFKTHPHYVECDLLEVIKPSSKRNNDLIQCRYFGKCSGCQLQYLTYEDQLAFKKRTVMNAYKFFAPRLMEDKLVPEIGETMRSPLEIGYRTKLTPHFDLPKRMKGNGERPALGFGHKGRPQWRGNADGGSGPMLDIEECIIGTKIINQGMTNERARFEREFTKYNKGATILLREHTKVIDPEIPVAEQLDDGSEDIEGKISYLQINDEENDKSLVKTCVTNTRQIVTEYINGYTFQFSAGEFFQNNNSILPSVTAYVRKNLQIEGSKPEDPHYLVDAYCGSGLFSITSSKGVDRVIGVEVSADSVAFAERNAKANGVENCKFIVGKAEKIFGSIDTPCDRTSVILDPPRKGCDDIFMKQLAEYNPARIVYISCNVHSQARDVEYFLKETENGKHYKIESLRGFDFFPQTHHVESVCVLSRS, from the coding sequence ATGCAACTTGCTCGTATCATATTTCAGCGTGGGTTTTTGCGTACATTTGGAACAGTTGCCAAGAAAGAGTTTATCAATATGAGTACGCAGGTGGAATTGAAGAGAGTTGCGACTCAGGACATACAGCCGGTAAAACCCAAACAGAGTAAGAAGAGTAAAATTAGGAAGTATAAGCCAAAGCCATTGGACCCAACTAGTGCTCTTGGTGTCTTACagtttgaaattgatgaaattttgaaggaatttaGTTTAGCCAGGGATGCGATCTTAAATGATGTGGGATGtattttgaatgaagaGCGCGATGGTCCAATGCACAGGCTATACCATAGGGAAGTTAACTCAGTAGAGGTTTTGAAAATGGGAGCCAACGGTGAGGGGCTTGCATTGATTCCAAACCCAGTAGATTTAgacaagaaacaaatcgCGTTAATTCCGTTTGCATTGCCAGGGGATGTTGTCAGGATTAAGACTTTCAAGACTCATCCACATTATGTCGAATGTGACCTTCTTGAAGTGATCAAGCCTAGCAGTAAGAGAaataatgatttgattcaatGCAGGTACTTCGGTAAATGCTCTGGTTGTCAATTACAATATCTCACCTACGAGGACCAACTAGCGTTCAAGAAGAGAACTGTCATGAACGCATACAAGTTTTTCGCTCCCAGATTGATGGAAGATAAGTTGGTGCCTGAAATTGGTGAAACTATGCGCTCACCTTTAGAGATTGGGTACAGAACAAAGTTAACCCCTCATTTTGATCTACCTAAAAGAATGAAGGGAAATGGTGAAAGACCTGCTCTTGGATTTGGCCATAAAGGTAGACCACAGTGGAGAGGAAATGCCGATGGAGGATCTGGACCAATGTTagatattgaagaatgtATCATTGGTACCAAGATCATAAACCAAGGTATGACTAATGAGAGAGCAAGATTCGAAAGGGAATTCACGAAGTACAATAAAGGGGCTACGATTTTGTTAAGAGAACATACGAAGGTCATCGATCCAGAAATTCCCGTCGCAGAACAATTAGATGACGGATCAGAAGATATTGAAGGTAAAATCTCATATTTGCAGATtaacgatgaagaaaatgataagTCTTTGGTTAAGACCTGTGTAACTAATACAAGACAAATTGTGACAGAGTATATCAATGGTTACACGTTCCAGTTCAGTGCCGGTgagttcttccaaaataataattcaattcttccaagtGTAACTGCTTATGTTCGTAAGAACTTACAGATTGAAGGATCAAAACCTGAAGATCCTCATTATTTGGTCGATGCATACTGTGGTTCCGGGTTATTTAGTATCACGTCTTCAAAAGGTGTTGATAGAGTGATCGGTGTTGAAGTCAGTGCTGACAGTGTTGCATTCGCTGAGCGTAACGCTAAGGCAAACGGTGTCGAGAATTGTAAGTTTATTGTGGGTAAAGCAGAgaaaatctttggatcaatTGATACACCATGTGATAGAACCAGTGTGATTTTAGATCCACCAAGGAAAGGTTGTGACGATATTTTTATGAAGCAATTAGCTGAGTACAATCCGGCTAGAATTGTTTACATTTCCTGTAACGTCCATTCCCAAGCCAGAGATGTCGAATactttttgaaagagaCCGAAAATGGTAAGCATTATAAGATTGAAAGTTTAAGAggttttgatttcttccCTCAAACTCACCATGTTGAATCGGTTTGTGTACTCAGCAGATCTTAA
- a CDS encoding uncharacterized protein (no similarity) yields the protein METGAVNYEDSGIIVSNNNTTNQNSTSVRDIRFQMSLQKHVSFVECLRIQLDCPFGIRIQLKKRAVSQCRKVKKWFKKLRKNIHCKNDINSPIPNWYHNVFGNDAAEQPYVDDLQRNLFAAEDLSNESILTLGSSNTVVHSPKCAPLFIPVSGMLNREV from the coding sequence ATGGAAACTGGGGCTGTAAATTATGAAGATAGTGGTATTATTGTAAGCAACAATAATACCACAAACCAGAACTCAACTAGTGTTAGGGATATACGATTTCAAATGTCTTTGCAGAAGCATGTTTCTTTTGTGGAATGTTTACgaattcaattggattGTCCATTTGGAATAAGAATACAGTTAAAGAAGAGAGCAGTGTCACAATGCCGAAAAGTCAAAAAATGGTTTAAAAAGCTGCGAAAAAACATTCATTGCAAGAACGATATTAACTCACCTATTCCAAATTGGTACCATAATGTTTTCGGTAATGATGCAGCCGAACAACCCTATGTGGATGATttacaaagaaatttgttTGCGGCAGAAGATTTATCCAACGAATCTATTCTGACACTAGGAAGTTCTAATACAGTGGTACATTCTCCTAAATGTGCTCCATTGTTTATTCCTGTATCGGGGATGTTGAATAGAGAGGTTTAA
- a CDS encoding 40S ribosomal protein eS21 (highly similar to uniprot|P0C0V8 Saccharomyces cerevisiae YKR057W), whose product MENDKGQLVELYVPRKCSATNRIIKAKDHSSVQINIAQVDEEGRAIPGEYVTYALSGYIRARGEADDSLNRLAQQDGLLKNVWSYSR is encoded by the exons ATGGAAAACGATAAGGGTCAATTA GTCGAACTTTACGTTCCAAGAAAGTGTTCTGCTACCAACAGAATCATCAAGGCCAAGGACCACTCCTCCGTCCAAATCAACATCGCTCAAgtcgatgaagaaggtCGTGCCATCCCAGGCGAATACGTTACCTACGCTTTGTCTGGTTACATCAGAGCCAGAGGTGAAGCTGATGACTCTTTGAACAGATTGGCTCAACAAGACggtttgttgaagaacgTCTGGAGCTACTCCCGTTAA
- a CDS encoding glycosyltransferase family 8 protein (weakly similar to uniprot|P47011 Saccharomyces cerevisiae YJL137C) — protein sequence MLGVVTLLYSLDYLPGALTLAYQLRKLLPKGSKEKQLCLILSKELIEEGQLSDDALKVLEILFDDIIEIDPIDLSDPVIRQNQVNLMMLENRSELAFTFMKLHLWELTQYEKVLYLDSDVLPLDSDIFKIFDHVSNQTSDQIAAVPDCGWPDLFNSGVMVIKPSKEKYQELHELATKELSIDGADQGILNQFFNPMCHDGDRLTEWIRLPFFYNVTSPNAGYQYSPAIKFFANKLKLVHFIGKNKPWKHGSTGGQYNDKYRNQWWSLYMELCHEYFQSELDIDIDHICRGVKDVDLSDIDLEDVKPTPVWNPAKEAPSDELPAEAPHLNISNSYTWESELVVIPDDTPAQEKVTVPSEDGADITADHDTIVEAELPVTEHRHKTYTRPKPIFPWELDTNYKATRVFPEDE from the coding sequence ATGTTAGGTGTTGTTACATTGTTGTACTCGTTGGATTATTTGCCAGGTGCTTTGACATTAGCATATCAATTGAGGAAATTACTACCTAAAGGTTCAAAAGAGAAGCAGTTATGTTTGATTCTTTCTAAGgaattgattgaagaaggaCAGTTAAGCGACGACGCCTTGAAAGTGCTTGAAATCTTATTCGATGATATTATAGAAATAGACCCCATCGACTTAAGCGACCCGGTCATAAGACAAAACCAAGTGAACCTTATGATGTTGGAGAATCGATCAGAGTTAGCGTTCACATTTATGAAATTACATTTATGGGAGTTGACACAATATGAGAAAGTTCTGTACCTTGATAGTGATGTGCTACCCCTTGATTCAgatatattcaaaatttttgatcatGTTTCCAATCAAACCAGCGATCAAATTGCTGCTGTACCAGATTGTGGCTGGCCCGATTTGTTCAACAGTGGTGTAATGGTCATTAAGCCCAGTAAGGAAAAGTACCAGGAATTGCACGAATTGGcaacaaaagaattatCTATAGATGGTGCGGACCAAGGGATCTTGaaccaatttttcaacCCTATGTGTCACGATGGGGATAGACTGACGGAGTGGATCAGATTACCTTTTTTCTACAACGTGACGTCTCCTAACGCTGGATATCAATACTCTCCAGCTATCAAGTTTTTTGCCAACAAGCTAAAGTTGGTCCATTTCATCGGTAAAAACAAGCCATGGAAGCATGGGTCAACTGGTGGTCAATACAACGATAAATATAGGAACCAATGGTGGTCATTGTACATGGAACTATGTCATGAATATTTCCAGTCCGAACTTGATATTGACATTGACCACATATGTCGCGGTGTGAAGGACGTAGATTTGTCAGACATCGATTTGGAAGATGTAAAACCTACACCGGTATGGAATCCAGCTAAGGAAGCACCATCCGATGAGTTACCTGCCGAAGCTCCGCATTTAAATATATCCAACTCTTACACTTGGGAATCAGAACTCGTAGTAATTCCAGATGACACTCCAGCACAAGAAAAAGTAACGGTACCATCTGAAGATGGCGCTGATATTACTGCTGATCATGATACTATTGTTGAGGCAGAACTGCCAGTGACGGAACATCGTCATAAGACTTACACAAGACCAAAGCCAATTTTCCCATGGGAACTAGACACAAACTACAAAGCCACCCGTGTTTTCCCGGAAGATGAATAA
- a CDS encoding uncharacterized protein (highly similar to uniprot|P10081 Saccharomyces cerevisiae YKR059W TIF1 translation initiation factor eIF4A), whose translation MSDGITDIDENQIQSTYDKVVYSFDDLKLKEELLRGIFGYGFVEPSAIQQRAILPIIEGKDVLAQAQSGTGKTGTFSIAALQNIDEKIKAPQGLILAPTRELALQIQKVVMALAIHMDVKVHACIGGTSLQEDSEALRGGAQIIVGTPGRVFDMIDRRIFKTDNIKMFILDEADEMLSTGFKEQIYNIFTMLPPTSQVVLLSATMPGDVLEVTSKFMKDPVRILVKKDELTLEGIGQYYVNVEEEQYKYDCLTDLYDSISVTQAVIFCNTRRKVEELTERLRENNFTVSAIYSDLQQQERDTIMKEFRSGSSRILISTDLLARGIDVQQVSLVINYDLPSNKENYIHRIGRGGRFGRKGIAINFVTNKDIGAMRELERFYSTQIEELPSSISELFD comes from the coding sequence ATGTCTGACGGTATTACTGACATTGACGAGAACCAAATCCAATCTACTTACGACAAGGTTGTGTATTCCTtcgatgatttgaaattgaaggaagaattGTTGAGAGGTATCTTTGGTTACGGTTTTGTCGAACCATCTGCCATTCAACAACGTGCTATTCTGCCAATTATCGAAGGTAAGGATGTTTTAGCTCAAGCTCAATCTGGTACTGGTAAGACTGGTACTTTCTCTATTGCTGCTTTGCAAAAcattgatgaaaagattaagGCCCCACAAGGTTTGATCTTGGCTCCAACCAGAGAATTGGCTTTGCAAATTCAAAAGGTTGTTATGGCTTTGGCTATCCACATGGACGTTAAGGTCCATGCTTGTATCGGTGGTACTTCTTTGCAAGAAGATTCCGAAGCTTTGAGAGGTGGTGCTCAAATCATTGTTGGTACTCCAGGTCGTGTTTTCGATATGATCGACCGTAGAATCTTCAAGACTGACAACATCAAGATGTTCATCTTGGATGAAGCCGATGAAATGTTGTCTACTGGTTTCAAGGAACAAATCTACAACATTTTCACCATGTTGCCACCAACTTCCCAAGTTGTCTTGTTGTCTGCTACCATGCCAGGTGATGTCTTGGAAGTCACTTCCAAGTTCATGAAGGACCCAGTCAGAATCTTGGTTAAGAAGGATGAATTGACCTTGGAAGGTATTGGTCAATACTACGTTaacgttgaagaagaacaataCAAGTACGACTGTTTGACCGATTTGTACGATTCTATCTCCGTTACCCAAGCTGTTATTTTCTGTAACACCAGAAGAAAGGTCGAAGAATTGACCGAAAGATTGAGAGAAAACAACTTCACCGTCTCTGCTATCTACTCTGATTTGCAACAACAGGAAAGAGACACCATCATGAAGGAATTCAGAAGTggttcttcaagaattttgaTCTCCACTGATTTGTTGGCTAGAGGTATCGATGTCCAACAAGTCTCTTTGGTTATCAACTACGACTTGCCATCCAACAAGGAAAACTATATCCACAGAATCGGTAGAGGTGGTCGTTTCGGTAGAAAGGGTATTGCTATCAACTTCGTCACCAATAAGGATATCGGTGCTATGagagaattggaaagattcTACTCTActcaaattgaagaattgcCATCAAGCATCAGCGAATTGTTCGATTAA
- the UTP30 gene encoding Utp30p (similar to uniprot|P36144 Saccharomyces cerevisiae YKR060W UTP30 Possible U3 snoRNP protein involved in maturation of pre-18S rRNA based on computational analysis of large-scale protein-protein interaction data), which yields MPIELDTDGATTKALRALTKQCEVDPKLANDTSIHLIINTQQPVGIRNDHVPRIIPLKHSQMKSANDVRILLICKDPSTLYRDSLTKEKATAELFKEIISVKKLKQRFRGKKLKELYNEFDMIVADYRVHHLLPSVLGSTFYRSNRKLPFVVRMSKQIKEKGSKMKEDCDPKYVKAQVKSICKNTWFLPNKDNCLSIKIGEIGVHAEAELMANAEDVIDFLCDRSKKPQGGCIKDGKISSIFVKTSNSLSLPIWKKLEQESIDDDEEIRL from the coding sequence ATGCCAATCGAATTAGATACTGATGGTGCTACAACCAAGGCTCTACGAGCTTTGACGAAACAATGTGAAGTGGATCCCAAGTTAGCTAACGATACCAGCATCCATTTGATCATCAATACACAACAACCTGTTGGAATAAGAAACGACCACGTCCCCCGCATCATTCCTTTGAAACACAGCCAGATGAAATCTGCAAATGATGTGCGAATTCTACTGATCTGTAAGGACCCAAGTACGCTATATCGAGATTCGTTGACGAAGGAAAAGGCTACGGCAGaattattcaaagaaattatcagCGTCAAGAAACTGAAGCAACGGTTCAGAGGTAAAAAACTGAAAGAGTTATATAATGAATTTGACATGATAGTAGCGGATTACAGAGTTCACCATTTATTACCAAGTGTCCTGGGCTCAACTTTCTACCGTTCGAATAGAAAGCTGCCGTTTGTTGTAAGAATGTCAAAACAAATTAAAGAGAAAGGTTCCAAAATGAAGGAAGATTGTGACCCAAAATACGTGAAAGCACAAGTAAAGTCCATATGTAAGAATACCTGGTTTCTACCAAACAAAGACAACTGTTTAAGCATTAAAATTGGGGAAATCGGCGTACATGCTGAGGCGGAATTAATGGCGAATGCAGAAGATGTGATAGACTTTCTGTGTGACAGATCAAAAAAGCCACAAGGTGGGTGCATCAAAGATGGGAAAATCTCCTCTATATTTGTCAAGACTAGCAACAGTCTGAGCTTACCAATATGGAAGAAACTAGAACAAGAATCAAtcgatgacgatgaagaaattaggCTATGA
- a CDS encoding glycosyltransferase family 15 protein (similar to uniprot|P33550 Saccharomyces cerevisiae YKR061W KTR2 Mannosyltransferase involved in N-linked protein glycosylation member of the KRE2/MNT1 mannosyltransferase family) has product MQTSCIYKMIYSDGSSLAGYSMFALRRVYLGAYAAIVSLSLTLYLIRVGFAVIKEVYLHQRIEQGFFPRSEDVLHKYDNIRRFNKSFGELKPASNSYLDDLIIPVERDSIIQERENATILMLCRNWEIPGVLQSMRSLEDRFNRRYKYDWTFLNDVPFDDYFIEATSAMASGKTKYGLIPSEDWDRPAWIDEELFEERLQMLKEKKVIYGDSKSYRNMCRFNSGFFFRQKLLDQYDYYFRVEPDVEYFCDFPYDPFKVMREKKKKYGFVISIFEYEDTVTTLWDAVEEFMDTYPEILHPNNSLSFLTDTTMVGRFFPVVDSNTDYNLCHFWSNFEIGDLNFFRSDEYLQYFNYLDSKGGFYYERWGDAPVHSIGASLLLDKNEIHHFDEIGYSHVPFETCPTSISARLVLRCMCDPNGESNIPIHPNSCLMRWWKNGAGKLFIR; this is encoded by the coding sequence ATGCAAACTTCATGCATATATAAGATGATCTATAGCGATGGCAGTTCCCTAGCTGGGTATTCGATGTTCGCCCTTCGGAGAGTGTACCTTGGTGCCTACGCTGCTATTGTATCACTGTCATTGACTTTATACCTTATCCGTGTGGGTTTTGCTGTCATTAAGGAAGTATATCTGCATCAAAGAATAGAACAAGGCTTTTTCCCTAGATCCGAAGATGTCCTACACAAATATGACAACATAAGGCGGTTCAATAAGAGTTTTGGTGAATTGAAACCGGCAAGCAATTCATATTTAGATGATTTGATCATTCCAGTTGAGAGAGATTCTatcattcaagaaagagagaatGCCACAATATTGATGTTATGCCGGAATTGGGAGATACCAGGTGTTTTGCAATCTATGCGCTCATTGGAAGATAGGTTCAATAGACGGTATAAATATGACTGGACGTTTCTCAATGATGTCCCATTCGATGATTACTTCATTGAAGCCACCAGTGCTATGGCTAGCGGTAAAACAAAGTACGGATTGATACCTAGTGAAGATTGGGACCGCCCAGCTTGGatagatgaagaattatTCGAGGAAAGGCTGCAGATGctaaaggaaaagaaggtaatATACGGAGACTCGAAATCGTATCGTAATATGTGTCGTTTCAATAGTGGGTTCTTTTTCAGACAAAAGCTTTTGGACCAATATGATTACTATTTTAGAGTCGAACCTGATGTGGAATACTTCTGCGATTTCCCATATGATCCATTCAAAGTCATGCgggagaagaagaagaaatacgGATTTGTGATATCTATCTTTGAATATGAGGATACGGTAACGACATTATGGGATGCTGTTGAGGAATTCATGGATACTTATCCAGAAATTCTACATCCTAACAACAGTCTAAGCTTTTTGACGGATACCACGATGGTGGGACGTTTTTTCCCTGTTGTTGATTCGAATACAGACTATAATCTATGTCATTTCTGGTCCAATTTCGAAATTGGAGATCTAAATTTCTTTAGAAGTGACGAGTATCTTCAGTATTTCAATTACTTGGACTCCAAGGGTGGGTTTTATTATGAACGTTGGGGTGATGCACCCGTGCACAGTATAGGTGCCTCATTACTTCTAGACAAGAATGAAATCCACcactttgatgaaattggaTACAGCCATGTTCCATTTGAAACATGTCCCACGTCCATATCAGCACGATTAGTGCTCCGTTGTATGTGTGATCCTAACGGCGAATCTAATATTCCCATCCACCCAAACAGTTGCTTGATGAGATGGTGGAAAAACGGTGCCGGCAAACTATTTATTAGATGA
- the RPB4 gene encoding DNA-directed RNA polymerase II subunit RPB4 (highly similar to uniprot|Q75BM1 Ashbya gossypii ACR250W ACR250Wp and similar to YJL140W uniprot|P20433 Saccharomyces cerevisiae YJL140W RPB4 RNA polymerase II subunit B32 forms two subunit dissociable complex with Rpb7p dispensable under some environmental conditions involved in export of mRNA to cytoplasm under stress conditions) — MNTSTSTVQTKRRGLKKFVEEENAATLHLGEEFNLKQINHQGQEENLVALNLSESRLIIKETLQNRRKLFKTWASNGASNKDDDMDDEDNVNVHTQTQEKELQDIDRLLEQTTGGQNQALKQTMIYLTNFSRFRDQETVTAVSQLLSSTGLHPFEVAQLGSLSCEDADEAKTLIPSLGTKISDEDLERILKELSNLETLY; from the coding sequence ATGAATACATCTACATCCACTGTTCAAACCAAGAGACGTGggttgaagaagtttgttgaagaagagaatgCTGCCACTTTACACTTGGGAGAAGAGTTTAATTTGAAGCAAATCAACCATCAGGGGCAGGAGGAAAACCTAGTGGCTTTAAATTTGAGTGAGTCTCGTTTGATTATAAAGGAAACGCTACAGAACCGTCGGAAATTATTCAAGACATGGGCAAGCAATGGTGCATCAAATAAGGACGATGACatggatgatgaagataacGTCAATGTGCATACCCAAACACAGGAGAAAGAGTTACAGGATATAGATAGATTGCTTGAACAGACCACTGGTGGACAGAATCAAGCGTTGAAGCAGACCATGATATACCTAACGAATTTTTCACGTTTCCGTGATCAGGAAACAGTAACCGCTGTATCACAGCTTTTATCATCCACAGGGTTGCATCCATTCGAAGTGGCGCAATTGGGTTCTCTATCGTGCGAAGATGCAGATGAAGCCAAGACTCTAATTCCAAGTTTAGGAACCAAGATATCTGACGAAGATCTAGAAAGAATCCTAAAGGAATTATCGAATTTGGAAACTTTATACTAA